One genomic region from Candidatus Eremiobacterota bacterium encodes:
- a CDS encoding nucleoside deaminase: MRITRAFTATVSWRISGSAGALPACGIRLINGGENMQESRRVFFKAAARTGAVLLATTVSLPAHRVLALEKTESGNWNPPSELKGLPLNHQQILKHLRTANEVAKETAEFGHHPFGAVLVAPDGERVLMKQGNLSTIQHAETELSRRAFEQYNPDYLWGCTLVTTFEPCVMCAGNVYWANIGNLVYGVEETTLKKLTGANKNNPTMSMPCRTIFKAGQKPILVAGPFPELEGELVAPHKNFWK; encoded by the coding sequence TTGAGGATTACCCGAGCCTTCACCGCGACGGTCTCCTGGAGAATATCGGGCAGTGCCGGCGCCTTGCCGGCCTGCGGAATCAGGCTTATCAATGGAGGCGAGAACATGCAGGAGTCAAGACGTGTTTTTTTCAAGGCTGCGGCAAGGACCGGAGCGGTCCTTTTGGCGACGACAGTCTCTTTGCCGGCCCATCGGGTGCTTGCCCTGGAAAAGACGGAATCCGGGAACTGGAACCCCCCTTCGGAACTGAAGGGTCTTCCCCTCAATCATCAGCAGATCCTGAAACATCTGAGGACGGCCAATGAAGTCGCCAAGGAAACGGCGGAATTCGGCCACCACCCCTTTGGCGCAGTGCTTGTGGCGCCGGATGGCGAGAGGGTGCTGATGAAACAGGGAAACCTCAGTACGATCCAGCATGCCGAAACAGAGCTCTCACGGCGGGCCTTTGAGCAGTACAACCCCGATTACTTGTGGGGATGTACCCTGGTGACGACCTTCGAACCTTGCGTCATGTGCGCCGGAAACGTCTATTGGGCCAACATCGGAAACCTGGTCTATGGCGTTGAGGAGACCACATTGAAGAAACTGACCGGCGCCAACAAGAACAACCCCACGATGAGCATGCCGTGCCGCACGATCTTCAAGGCGGGGCAAAAGCCCATCCTGGTGGCAGGCCCCTTTCCGGAACTGGAAGGCGAACTGGTCGCCCCCCACAAGAACTTCTGGAAATGA
- a CDS encoding DEAD/DEAH box helicase, translated as MQKEQSSLSLFHPLVACWFSERIGTPTEVQAAAWPQIASGSHLLITAPTGSGKTLTAFLWALDRLATGKSSGGFTSVLYVSPLKALNNDIRRNLMTPLGELRDLFEKEGEPFPGIRVLTRSGDTPQEERRRLQRHPPELLITTPESLNLMLSSAGGRTVLGSLSTVILDEIHALFATRRGAYLMTAVERLVRLSGEFQRIALSATIRPADKVAAFIGGYSLSMDGAEPRYEARPVTIISSGMRKKYDLSVHFPEKAALDRDRENFWQPFADAFRERIARNRSTLLFTNSRRLAEKMTLAINCEGSLAYAHHGSLSREIREVVEQKLKAGDLKAIVATSSLEMGIDIGSLDEVILIQSPFSISSAVQRLGRAGHQVGEVSRGRLVPVNSHDFVSAAVLTRAVMEHDIESLAPVECPLDVLAQILISMTAMEPWDIDELFAQIRTCFSYRRLGREVFNSVLEMLAGRYQKSRIRELAPRVSIDRLDNTVTAREGAIKVVYRCGGVIPDRGYFHMRQSDTGALLGELDEEFVWENPEGSIFTLGTQSWKVERITHNDVFVQPSKVSGPLPPFWKGEHYGRDFHFSARIGEFLEEAEARLKRGSLAEFSDELKKNHFMDDCAARELIAFLMRQREATGRDLPHRHHILIEQVNSGPDRPPVSQIVLHTLWGGRVNRPYALALQAAWIEQFAYKPEVHASDDSVIIISTHEVSGDEILALVSGGTLLPLLRRQLESSGFFCARFRESARRALLITPFRMNQRMPLWLSRLRSQTLLNAVRHFDDFPVMLETWRSCINDEFDMESLSKVLAELEAGVIGWTEVTMAHGSPFAQAVTWEQINIYMYREDLPAPGGPSGLREDLIKSVVFSPGFRPAVPAEIVSLYERKRQRLFPGYSPATPRDLLEWVKERLLIPEDEWNALQDAVKRDHGISPSDITVAVARKLAKVCLRGAHQPLIAAREELPRIMETLYKEGSPATIKPYDEEGSFPDIEAAVPGYKPAGAGSSEGISSAVLGEWLQFYGPRPSAFIGSSLGTGNPEPMLGELADEQKIITGRLIAGDDRELVCESGNFEALLRMSRAAAVPVFEPLGLEMLPLFLAHYHGLTMPRNDIDGLYNALEQLTWYPLSAALWESEIFPARFPLYSPSWLDTLMAEGEVRWIGTKPEHIAFSFQGDTDLAGSRGEAGEGRELSARGKGAPGFESLLPDNERRADFPSLVRISGYDPETLAARLWDAVWKGQVTNDTFIALRRGIETGFRYPGPPEASHDEGRRGRGHRRRGMGAAKERKAAGRSAGNWYRLGREGLPGDLLDLEEQHKERVRLLLDRYGILFRELLAKELPAFRWPALFRTLRLMELSGEVLAGCFFNGIPGPQFMAPHAFRMLKRELPGRALYSVNAMDPVSICGLQLDALKGRLPKRLPGTHCVYRGTELALVSERNGASLTFKVKPDNPDLEELLSPLRRLMTRSFQPLHRIVVETINGLDATGSPYLDAFQAYFDVERDFRTLILYGKRQ; from the coding sequence ATGCAAAAAGAGCAGTCTTCCCTCTCCCTCTTCCACCCCCTTGTGGCCTGCTGGTTCTCCGAAAGAATCGGCACTCCCACGGAGGTGCAGGCCGCCGCTTGGCCGCAGATTGCCTCGGGCTCCCACCTCCTCATCACGGCGCCCACGGGAAGCGGGAAAACTCTCACGGCCTTTCTCTGGGCCCTTGACCGCCTCGCCACGGGGAAGAGCAGCGGGGGCTTCACATCGGTGCTCTATGTCTCACCGCTGAAAGCCCTGAACAATGACATAAGGCGGAACCTGATGACGCCTCTCGGAGAGCTCAGAGATCTCTTCGAGAAAGAGGGGGAGCCCTTTCCCGGGATAAGGGTCCTCACCCGGAGCGGGGACACGCCCCAGGAGGAAAGGCGCCGCTTACAGCGCCATCCCCCCGAGCTGCTGATCACCACCCCCGAGAGCCTGAACCTCATGCTGAGCTCCGCCGGGGGCCGCACGGTCCTCGGGAGCCTTTCGACGGTGATACTCGACGAAATCCATGCCCTTTTTGCCACCAGGAGGGGAGCTTACCTTATGACGGCCGTGGAGCGGCTGGTGCGCCTGTCGGGGGAATTCCAGCGCATCGCCCTCTCCGCCACCATCAGGCCCGCTGACAAAGTCGCCGCTTTCATAGGAGGATACTCGCTCTCCATGGACGGCGCGGAACCCCGTTATGAGGCCCGTCCGGTAACAATCATAAGCTCCGGCATGAGAAAAAAGTACGATCTCTCTGTCCATTTCCCCGAGAAAGCCGCTCTCGACAGGGACAGGGAAAATTTCTGGCAGCCCTTTGCCGATGCCTTCAGGGAGAGGATCGCGCGCAACCGCTCCACCCTTCTCTTTACCAACAGCAGAAGGCTCGCTGAGAAGATGACCCTCGCGATAAACTGCGAAGGAAGCCTTGCCTATGCCCACCACGGCTCTCTCTCGCGGGAAATAAGGGAAGTGGTGGAGCAGAAGCTGAAAGCCGGCGATCTCAAAGCGATAGTGGCGACAAGCTCCCTGGAGATGGGGATCGATATCGGCTCACTTGACGAGGTGATCCTGATCCAGTCACCCTTTTCCATCTCGTCGGCAGTGCAGCGGCTGGGGAGGGCGGGGCACCAGGTGGGCGAGGTGAGCCGCGGCAGGCTCGTTCCCGTCAATTCCCACGATTTCGTCAGCGCGGCAGTGCTCACCAGAGCGGTCATGGAACATGATATTGAATCCCTGGCACCTGTAGAATGTCCTCTTGATGTGCTCGCTCAGATCCTCATCTCGATGACCGCAATGGAGCCATGGGACATCGATGAGCTCTTTGCCCAGATAAGGACCTGCTTCTCTTACCGGCGCCTCGGCAGGGAAGTATTCAACAGCGTGCTGGAGATGCTCGCAGGCCGCTATCAGAAGAGCAGGATCAGGGAGCTTGCACCCCGTGTCTCCATCGACAGGCTCGACAACACCGTCACCGCGAGGGAGGGGGCTATTAAGGTCGTGTACCGCTGCGGCGGGGTGATCCCTGACCGCGGCTATTTCCATATGCGGCAAAGTGATACAGGCGCGCTCCTCGGCGAGCTCGACGAGGAGTTCGTGTGGGAGAACCCCGAGGGGAGCATTTTCACGCTGGGGACCCAGAGCTGGAAGGTGGAGCGGATCACCCACAACGATGTCTTCGTCCAGCCTTCAAAAGTCTCGGGACCCCTGCCGCCCTTCTGGAAAGGAGAGCACTACGGGCGTGATTTCCACTTTTCAGCGAGGATCGGGGAGTTTCTCGAGGAGGCCGAGGCCCGCCTCAAGAGGGGGAGCCTCGCTGAATTCAGTGATGAGCTGAAAAAGAATCATTTCATGGACGACTGCGCGGCCCGGGAATTGATTGCCTTCCTCATGCGTCAGCGTGAGGCCACGGGGCGCGATCTTCCCCACCGCCACCATATACTGATAGAGCAGGTGAATTCGGGGCCAGACAGGCCCCCTGTGAGTCAGATCGTGCTCCACACCCTGTGGGGAGGCCGTGTCAACAGGCCCTATGCCCTGGCACTCCAGGCCGCGTGGATTGAACAGTTCGCCTATAAACCGGAGGTCCACGCGTCCGACGATTCTGTCATCATCATCTCGACTCATGAAGTAAGCGGTGATGAGATCCTCGCCCTGGTGAGCGGAGGGACCCTCCTGCCGCTCCTTCGCAGGCAGCTTGAGAGCTCGGGCTTTTTCTGCGCCAGGTTCAGGGAGTCTGCCCGGCGGGCTCTTCTGATAACCCCTTTCAGAATGAACCAGCGGATGCCCCTGTGGCTCTCGAGGCTCCGCTCACAGACGCTGCTGAACGCTGTCAGGCACTTTGATGATTTCCCCGTCATGCTCGAGACCTGGCGGTCGTGCATCAATGATGAGTTCGACATGGAAAGCCTCTCGAAGGTCCTCGCGGAGCTTGAAGCAGGAGTTATCGGGTGGACGGAAGTCACGATGGCCCATGGGAGCCCCTTCGCCCAGGCCGTCACATGGGAGCAGATCAATATATACATGTACAGGGAAGATCTGCCGGCCCCCGGCGGGCCATCGGGCCTGCGGGAGGACCTGATAAAATCCGTGGTGTTCTCGCCTGGCTTCCGCCCTGCCGTGCCTGCTGAAATTGTGAGCCTCTATGAAAGGAAGCGCCAGAGGCTCTTTCCGGGCTATTCACCTGCCACGCCGAGGGATTTGCTCGAATGGGTGAAAGAGAGGCTTCTTATCCCTGAAGATGAATGGAATGCCCTTCAGGATGCCGTAAAAAGGGATCATGGGATAAGCCCCTCCGACATTACCGTTGCGGTTGCCCGCAAACTTGCAAAGGTGTGCCTCAGGGGGGCGCACCAACCGCTGATTGCCGCCCGGGAAGAGCTCCCGCGGATAATGGAGACCCTGTATAAAGAGGGATCACCGGCAACGATAAAGCCTTATGACGAAGAGGGAAGCTTCCCTGACATTGAGGCCGCGGTACCGGGATATAAGCCCGCCGGGGCAGGCTCCTCCGAAGGGATATCCTCGGCAGTGCTGGGTGAATGGCTGCAGTTCTACGGCCCCAGGCCGTCGGCATTCATCGGGTCCTCGCTGGGAACAGGGAATCCGGAGCCCATGCTCGGGGAGCTTGCCGATGAGCAGAAGATCATCACCGGGAGGCTCATCGCCGGCGACGACAGGGAGCTGGTCTGCGAAAGCGGAAATTTCGAGGCCCTCCTCAGGATGAGCCGGGCCGCCGCAGTGCCGGTCTTTGAGCCTCTCGGCCTCGAAATGCTTCCCCTTTTTCTTGCCCATTACCATGGCCTCACCATGCCAAGGAATGATATTGATGGCTTGTACAATGCCCTTGAACAGCTCACCTGGTATCCCCTCTCTGCCGCGCTGTGGGAGTCGGAGATCTTTCCCGCCCGCTTTCCTCTTTACAGCCCCTCGTGGCTTGACACCCTGATGGCAGAGGGCGAGGTGCGGTGGATTGGCACAAAACCGGAGCACATTGCCTTCTCCTTCCAGGGAGACACCGATCTTGCAGGGAGCCGGGGAGAGGCCGGGGAAGGCCGGGAACTCTCTGCCCGGGGGAAGGGGGCGCCGGGCTTTGAGAGCCTCCTCCCTGACAATGAACGGCGCGCTGATTTTCCGTCGCTTGTGCGGATTTCAGGGTACGATCCGGAAACGCTTGCCGCGAGGCTCTGGGATGCGGTATGGAAAGGGCAGGTCACCAATGACACTTTCATCGCCCTCCGCCGCGGTATTGAAACGGGCTTCAGGTATCCCGGGCCTCCTGAAGCTTCCCATGATGAGGGGCGAAGGGGAAGAGGGCACCGCCGCAGGGGCATGGGAGCAGCAAAGGAGAGGAAGGCCGCGGGAAGATCAGCCGGGAACTGGTACCGCCTCGGGAGAGAGGGGCTTCCCGGAGACCTGCTTGATCTTGAGGAGCAGCACAAGGAGCGCGTAAGGCTTCTGCTTGACCGTTACGGCATCCTGTTCCGTGAGCTCCTCGCAAAAGAGCTCCCTGCCTTCAGGTGGCCAGCCCTCTTCCGCACTCTCCGCCTGATGGAGCTTTCAGGCGAGGTCCTCGCGGGGTGCTTTTTCAACGGGATTCCGGGACCCCAGTTCATGGCGCCCCATGCCTTCAGGATGCTGAAAAGAGAGCTGCCCGGCAGGGCTCTTTACTCTGTCAACGCCATGGATCCCGTGTCGATATGCGGCCTTCAGCTTGACGCGCTGAAAGGGCGGCTGCCGAAGCGTCTCCCCGGCACCCACTGCGTTTACCGCGGCACGGAACTTGCCCTGGTATCGGAGCGGAACGGCGCTTCCCTTACCTTTAAAGTGAAGCCTGATAATCCCGATCTCGAGGAGCTTCTTTCGCCGCTCCGGCGCCTGATGACACGTTCCTTTCAGCCTCTTCACCGGATTGTCGTGGAAACGATAAACGGCCTTGATGCAACCGGAAGTCCCTATCTGGATGCCTTTCAAGCATATTTTGATGTGGAGAGGGATTTCAGGACGCTGATCCTCTACGGGAAGCGGCAGTGA
- a CDS encoding L-serine ammonia-lyase, iron-sulfur-dependent, subunit alpha, with amino-acid sequence MNVYKEVIAHEVFPAMGCTEPISLAYAGSIAAEGIEEPFEKISFVVNQGTYKNGLAVTVPNTGGRKGNLIAGTLGCIIGDPSKKMEILSKVTEEQLALAGRLIEEKRASIKVHPRCTTFYVKVDMETAHHRSTCIIAGSHTNVVYLERDGRVLIDEKGNSCEHSHAPYKDELSKLSIDDLITLAEAIDEEDMRYLSEGVAMNLALSQEGVHIKKVGSYLLDLLTKGFLQNDVFSSTKILTSCAVDARMDGMAKPAMASGGSGNQGIVATLVPYNVGKHFSIDERTILKSIALSHLLNAYVKVFIGELAPICGCAIAAGIGATAALVYQKNGRDLEGITTAINNMVSDIGGMICDGAKSGCAFKVVSSTDAAIRAAYLGIHHYGIDGLEGFVGHTAEETIRNLTRITEIGMEHMDETIVDIMKEKDRGKK; translated from the coding sequence ATGAATGTTTACAAGGAAGTGATTGCCCACGAGGTATTCCCGGCCATGGGATGCACCGAGCCCATCTCCCTGGCCTACGCGGGGAGCATTGCCGCCGAGGGTATTGAAGAGCCTTTTGAGAAGATAAGCTTCGTGGTGAACCAGGGGACCTACAAGAACGGCCTTGCGGTCACGGTGCCCAACACGGGTGGCAGGAAGGGGAACCTCATTGCCGGCACGCTGGGCTGCATCATCGGGGATCCCTCGAAAAAAATGGAGATCCTGAGCAAGGTGACAGAAGAGCAGCTTGCCCTGGCAGGCCGTCTGATAGAGGAGAAACGGGCTTCCATAAAAGTCCATCCCCGGTGCACCACCTTCTATGTAAAGGTCGATATGGAGACAGCCCACCACAGGAGCACTTGCATCATCGCCGGGAGCCACACGAATGTGGTCTACCTGGAGCGCGACGGCAGGGTCCTCATTGATGAAAAGGGCAATTCCTGCGAGCATAGCCATGCCCCTTACAAGGACGAGCTCAGCAAGCTCTCGATTGATGACCTTATCACCCTGGCGGAGGCAATCGATGAAGAAGACATGAGATACCTGTCGGAGGGTGTGGCAATGAACCTTGCCCTCTCCCAGGAAGGAGTCCACATCAAGAAGGTGGGCTCCTATCTGCTGGACCTTCTCACCAAGGGGTTCCTGCAGAACGATGTCTTCTCCTCGACAAAAATCCTTACCTCATGCGCCGTAGATGCCCGGATGGACGGGATGGCGAAGCCTGCCATGGCGAGCGGGGGAAGCGGCAACCAGGGGATCGTTGCCACCCTTGTCCCTTACAACGTGGGCAAGCACTTTTCCATTGACGAGAGGACCATTCTGAAAAGCATCGCCCTCTCACACCTTCTCAACGCCTACGTGAAGGTCTTCATCGGGGAGCTGGCTCCCATATGCGGGTGCGCCATAGCCGCGGGGATTGGCGCCACGGCGGCACTGGTCTACCAGAAGAACGGGAGGGACCTGGAGGGGATAACTACTGCCATCAACAACATGGTGAGCGACATAGGGGGAATGATCTGTGACGGCGCGAAAAGCGGCTGCGCCTTCAAGGTGGTGAGCTCCACAGATGCCGCAATCAGGGCCGCCTACCTGGGAATCCACCATTATGGCATCGACGGACTGGAGGGCTTCGTGGGGCACACGGCCGAGGAGACCATCCGCAACCTCACGCGCATCACCGAGATCGGCATGGAGCACATGGACGAGACAATCGTGGACATCATGAAAGAGAAAGACCGGGGCAAAAAATAA
- the add gene encoding adenosine deaminase — MEERHHDGTLEWLERIPKVELHLHLEGAIPLDTLWTLVEKYGGTGDVPSLGALREKFVYRSFPQFIATWSWKNSFIREYEDFTLFSEAVARHLAAQGIRYAECFFSPGDFSRRNLSTSLIAEAIRGGLSKVPEIEVALIADLVRDFGPCRGERTLDEATEVRHLGIIGIGIGGSEQQYPPEAFTRVYKKAERLGFHTTAHAGEAAGAPSIWGALRSLGVERIGHGTRAFEDDDLVRYLGERQVPLELCPLSNVATGVVASLEEHPVARYFRLGLKVTVNTDDPAMFGTSLAGEYRALMRAFGLTREDIRKLILNAIESSWCSRGEKEKRAGEFSLHPSWKEEKGA, encoded by the coding sequence ATGGAGGAAAGGCATCATGACGGCACCCTGGAGTGGCTTGAAAGGATCCCCAAGGTGGAGCTCCACCTTCACCTTGAAGGGGCAATCCCCCTCGATACCCTCTGGACGCTCGTGGAAAAGTACGGCGGCACAGGCGATGTGCCCTCGCTCGGAGCCCTCAGGGAAAAGTTCGTCTACAGGAGCTTCCCGCAGTTCATTGCCACGTGGAGCTGGAAAAACAGCTTCATCAGAGAGTACGAGGACTTCACCCTCTTCTCGGAGGCAGTGGCCCGCCACCTTGCGGCGCAGGGCATAAGGTATGCCGAGTGTTTTTTCTCCCCCGGCGACTTCTCCCGCCGGAACCTCTCGACTTCTCTCATCGCCGAAGCCATAAGAGGGGGGCTTTCAAAAGTGCCGGAAATCGAGGTGGCCCTCATCGCCGACCTTGTGAGGGACTTCGGGCCCTGCCGCGGCGAGCGGACCCTGGACGAAGCGACAGAGGTGCGCCACCTGGGGATAATCGGCATCGGGATAGGCGGATCGGAGCAGCAGTATCCCCCTGAAGCCTTTACCCGCGTCTATAAAAAGGCGGAGCGCCTGGGCTTTCACACCACGGCCCATGCCGGGGAGGCCGCCGGGGCCCCGAGCATCTGGGGGGCTCTCAGGAGCCTTGGAGTGGAGAGGATAGGACACGGGACCCGCGCCTTTGAAGACGATGACCTTGTACGCTACCTCGGTGAGCGCCAGGTGCCCCTGGAGCTGTGCCCTCTCTCGAACGTGGCGACAGGCGTGGTAGCTTCGCTTGAAGAGCATCCCGTGGCCCGCTATTTCAGGCTGGGCCTCAAGGTGACCGTCAATACCGACGACCCCGCCATGTTCGGAACGTCTCTTGCAGGGGAATACAGGGCTCTCATGAGAGCTTTCGGCCTCACCAGGGAAGATATCAGGAAGCTCATCCTGAATGCCATAGAATCCTCGTGGTGCTCCCGCGGGGAGAAGGAGAAGCGCGCCGGGGAATTCTCCCTCCACCCCTCGTGGAAGGAAGAAAAGGGAGCCTGA
- a CDS encoding ABC-2 family transporter protein: MNRLAGELRFLLSLWRLNISSAMEYRVSFISQALGMMVNDAIMFTFWILFFHRFSKIGSWQLKDMLLLFSIITTAYGIALGFFGNCSKLADHIARGRLDYYLVLPRNVLLHILASRSLFSAWGDLVFGIITFIIAGPHSAEAWLLWALTSLCSAAIMVSVFSLFGSLSFWMGNAAQLAAQLYNSILALAMYPGDIYQGGVKFVVLTVLPAALIGAVPLDIVKHMRWESLPGLALASLAFIILLSLVFYRGLRRYESGSAMNVNI; encoded by the coding sequence ATGAATCGTTTGGCAGGAGAGCTGCGGTTCCTTCTCTCACTATGGAGGCTCAACATCTCCTCGGCGATGGAATACCGCGTGAGCTTCATCAGCCAGGCCCTTGGAATGATGGTGAACGACGCCATCATGTTCACCTTCTGGATCCTCTTCTTTCACCGCTTCTCAAAGATTGGCTCCTGGCAGCTCAAAGACATGCTCCTCCTCTTTTCCATTATCACCACCGCCTACGGAATCGCCCTGGGATTTTTCGGGAACTGCTCAAAGCTTGCCGACCACATCGCCAGGGGGCGCCTGGATTACTATCTCGTGCTCCCCAGAAACGTGCTTCTCCATATACTGGCGTCACGCTCACTCTTTTCGGCATGGGGCGACCTTGTGTTCGGGATCATCACCTTCATCATTGCAGGCCCCCACAGTGCAGAAGCATGGCTTCTCTGGGCCCTCACGTCCCTCTGCTCGGCGGCCATCATGGTCTCGGTGTTCTCCCTCTTCGGGAGCCTGAGCTTCTGGATGGGGAACGCGGCGCAGCTTGCGGCGCAGCTTTACAACTCGATCCTGGCCCTTGCCATGTACCCCGGCGACATTTACCAGGGCGGGGTCAAGTTCGTGGTCCTCACGGTGCTCCCCGCGGCCCTCATCGGGGCAGTCCCCCTTGACATCGTGAAGCACATGCGCTGGGAGAGCCTCCCCGGCCTTGCCCTGGCGAGCCTGGCCTTTATAATCCTTCTTTCCCTGGTTTTTTACAGGGGGCTCCGCCGCTATGAGTCAGGGAGCGCCATGAATGTGAATATTTAA
- a CDS encoding ABC-2 family transporter protein produces MTARIFREFGRYGAIALINVQNSLAYGGELLLRSIFILVILYIFVHLWKATYLSAGASRIEGLSMAQTLWYLVVTESLIMSRSPFSGTISDEVKEGTLAYSMSRPLNYLLYHFAFQGGESLVRLTINLVMGGLLMTAFVGPPSLSPLYIVPFIVSLMLAFILDFCLEGLIGLMAFFTEDITGIQLIYGKILFILGGLLFPLDFFPQWLRQISLALPFNLVLYGPAKLFVDFSMARWWALTASQLCWIVLIGIALAAAFKKSLRHVAINGG; encoded by the coding sequence ATGACCGCAAGGATCTTCCGTGAGTTCGGGCGGTACGGCGCCATAGCCCTCATCAACGTGCAGAACAGCCTGGCCTACGGCGGGGAGCTCCTGCTGCGCAGCATCTTTATCCTGGTCATTCTTTATATATTCGTCCACCTCTGGAAGGCCACGTACCTTTCGGCGGGGGCGTCCAGAATCGAAGGGCTATCGATGGCGCAGACCCTCTGGTATCTCGTCGTCACCGAGTCCCTCATCATGAGCCGCTCCCCTTTCTCGGGAACCATCTCCGACGAGGTGAAGGAGGGGACCCTGGCCTACTCGATGAGCAGGCCCCTCAATTACCTCCTTTACCACTTTGCCTTCCAGGGAGGCGAGAGCCTCGTGAGGCTCACCATCAACCTTGTGATGGGCGGGCTCCTCATGACGGCCTTCGTGGGACCACCATCCCTCTCTCCCCTTTATATCGTTCCCTTCATCGTGTCGCTCATGTTGGCCTTTATCCTGGATTTCTGCCTTGAGGGGCTCATAGGGCTCATGGCTTTCTTTACCGAGGACATCACCGGGATCCAGCTCATTTACGGCAAGATTCTCTTTATCCTGGGGGGCCTTCTCTTCCCCCTGGACTTTTTCCCCCAGTGGCTCAGGCAGATAAGCCTGGCGCTCCCCTTCAACCTGGTCCTGTACGGCCCGGCAAAGCTCTTCGTGGACTTTTCCATGGCCCGGTGGTGGGCCCTTACCGCTTCCCAGTTATGCTGGATTGTCCTCATAGGTATTGCGCTGGCGGCGGCCTTTAAAAAAAGCCTGCGACACGTGGCTATCAACGGAGGATAG
- a CDS encoding ATP-binding cassette domain-containing protein: protein MPIITVQGLCKSFSVTQKEPGLAGSIKTLVRPKRKTVEAVKGISFELPKGELLAFIGPNGAGKSTTIKMLTGILYPTGGEARVMGFTPWKDQKKIACRIGSVFGQKPQLWYHLPPGDTFSLFARIYEIEKGIFKKRLAFLVEAFDIGDIVTTPVRKLSLGQRMKCEIVASLLHGPEIIFLDEPTIGLDVVAKQQIRAILKGLHEKEGTTIFLTSHDAGDIESLCKRVIIINHGQVIYDNRVSALKRRYFNRKIINVRFAEALEEGFNVEGADVLKTSGYGAKISFMTDVTPVEKVIQRLMNERTVADITIVDPPLEEIIRSIYEAPPQERGVEGDDRKDLP, encoded by the coding sequence ATGCCCATCATAACAGTGCAGGGCCTCTGCAAGTCCTTTTCCGTTACCCAGAAGGAGCCGGGCCTTGCAGGGAGCATAAAAACCCTTGTGAGGCCGAAGCGGAAAACAGTAGAGGCCGTGAAAGGCATCTCCTTTGAGCTTCCGAAGGGGGAGCTTCTTGCCTTCATCGGCCCCAACGGCGCGGGAAAATCGACAACCATCAAGATGCTCACAGGAATCCTTTACCCTACGGGCGGGGAAGCCAGGGTGATGGGCTTCACCCCCTGGAAGGATCAGAAGAAGATCGCCTGCCGCATAGGAAGCGTCTTCGGGCAGAAGCCCCAGCTCTGGTACCACCTCCCTCCCGGCGATACCTTCTCTCTCTTCGCGCGGATCTACGAGATTGAGAAGGGCATTTTCAAAAAGCGCCTCGCTTTCCTTGTGGAAGCTTTCGACATAGGAGATATTGTCACGACGCCCGTGAGGAAGCTCTCCCTGGGGCAGCGCATGAAGTGCGAGATCGTGGCCTCGCTCCTCCATGGGCCCGAGATCATCTTCCTGGACGAGCCCACGATAGGCCTTGACGTCGTGGCGAAGCAGCAGATCCGCGCCATCCTGAAAGGGCTCCACGAGAAGGAAGGGACCACCATATTTCTCACGAGCCACGATGCCGGCGACATCGAAAGCCTCTGCAAGCGCGTCATCATCATCAACCACGGTCAGGTGATATATGACAACAGGGTATCGGCCCTGAAGCGCCGCTACTTCAACCGCAAGATCATCAACGTGCGCTTTGCCGAGGCGCTTGAGGAGGGATTCAACGTCGAGGGCGCCGACGTGCTCAAGACCAGCGGGTACGGCGCCAAGATATCATTCATGACCGATGTGACGCCCGTGGAAAAAGTGATACAGCGCCTCATGAATGAGAGGACCGTAGCAGACATCACCATTGTGGACCCGCCTCTCGAGGAGATCATAAGGAGCATTTACGAGGCTCCCCCGCAGGAAAGGGGGGTTGAGGGCGATGACCGCAAGGATCTTCCGTGA